GCTGGGTTCTATCGGATACCGACGAACCTTATAATTATAAGAGTGGTGAGGGAGCATTAAAGCTTATAATATCATTCTTGGTGGAGAGATGTGTACATAACGTACTTTGAGTATCGTTTATGATCATTCGTGTTGATCAACGGGGACCTGATCTTTTGCCATGCTTTGCCTTTTATCAACAACAATGTAGCAACTGCATGGCCCCTTTTTGTACGTACACCACGGTTTTTGCTGTATACTTGACTAAAGGGAAACCATCTAGTGTCAGTTCCCTCCATCAATGGAATATTTAAAAGCATCAACATCGTACTGATGTCTTGCATTCTAGTACTCAAGGATATCACACTTTGTTAATTTATCTATAACTCATAATTAACACTCCCTTTTATTTGTGAACTAAAATCACCCTTAATGAGTAAGCTTAAtgcgtgaaatatttaattaaattagtaaagtGTAAAGTCAAGATTAGAACTCCAGacctttattttaatattatgtaaaatcACTACTTGTTCTAAAAATTGAAATCAATAAAAATCGATATATTTAATTACTTGTATTATATTCTCAATATATACTTTAACGTGATTTGATATCGTCTATATtatgttaaatctattttataataaaaaaatttataacttattGTACTATTTCAAGTCATGATCACTTTATAAACAATTTGGGCCtttttatgaatagtatatAAGCAGCCTAAACTTAGATTGGTCCCAGTAAATACCCAAATGCACACTGGCCCTTCTGAAATTTATGGGCCTTTTTATTTGGTTGTGGacaataagataagatgagggCTTAAACCAAATTGGTCAGTTTTCAGGAAAACATGATAATGAAGATGCGCCTTGTAGTCGTGTTTGTGATCAGGTTCCTTCATCATATTCCTACTCTTTCTTCCATCATATTCCACTCAAGAAATCTCATTTTCTTGAGTGGACATGCTGATGAACATGGTTGTTTCTACTATAATACTTTTACAggctgttttgttttgtttttttttttttttccttttgagtgatagcaacaaaagtttgaaatataCACTCCGCCTTCACTTACTCAGACTGTCTTATTTGACATATTAGGACCAATCTCTTAGACATTATTTGTTCATGAAAGCCATGAGACATGCAACTTTTAACACCAGAAACAACAGCTAGCTGAGTTTGAGCAAAAGACGAAGTCAATGGTGAAATGTTTGTCTACAATTCGTCTTTAGCAGGAGAAGATGAAGGTCCAACAGGGTTAGTTGAAGAGTTCTTGATGGGATATGAAGCCTCCATTGCTATGCCACACAGCCCCTCCTTATCAGAGATGCCGCGCTGCATCCTTATGTAACCCTTCTCTCCCCATTCAGGTCCCCAGGAGTTCTTCACTATCCAGTACTTGGTTCCATCGAGGGTTATTCCATAGCCTACAACTGCAACGCCATGATTTAGCTCTGTGCCACATTGTCCTGTAAAAACCCCCTGCAATATCATGcacaacaaaattaaaagagaaaactcAGTTACAGTTGTTTTTTGAACTTTTAGCCACATTGGGTAATTAATCAAAGGTACCTCCGAGTAGAATTGGAAATCAGAACCCCCAGCATCTATGGCCACGGAGACAGGTTGATTTGCAGCTGCTTTTAGTAATGCGTCCTCATCATTATCAGGCACATTCTCATGCCCATCAATTGACACTGCTGGATAATTTTCCTGCAAGATGATAACAGGCCTCAAGTATTAATCAACAAAATTTGATTTAGTTTGAGGgcaacaaaaaatacaaaccttataagcATCACAAGTTCGATCTTCTGCTTCGTATGGGTAATTGGTTTCAGTGGTTATGCCTCCCTTTCGCTTGATGAACTCAAAAGCATAATCCATTAGCCCTCCATGGCAACCTTGATTTTGTTTAGTGTCACAATCTACCAACTCTTGTTCAGACAAAGAGACTAGCTTATTGGTCTTGATTTGATTAATACCCTCCACCGCCACCACGGTTGAAAATGCCCAGCAACTACCTATATTACATTGAAAACAACTACATATTACAGCAAAATTAGGTTATGTGGGTGCGTGATAAGAATGAGTGTTGGCAGATGAAAACAAgaaatagttcttttatttacGAATAGAGATGTGTAAACACACAACTTACTGTGaaactcattattattatttttatattggcTGATGTCTCAATAGTGTTCTACATGATtagtattgtgtttatgtgTCAATAAGCGGGCTTACAAATTGATTTGttcaaacaagaaaaagaagcaaaaacttGGTGTAAAGTCGTTACAAATGGACATATTTTCCTTACCACACCTTCCTTGATCCTTAACACCGGTCACAGCACCTTTCTGCCTCCAATCAACAGAGGGTGGAACACTGTCTACCTTGTCGTACATAAAGCTCCCACTCCCATGTTGAGCTCCTCTGAACATCCTGTGGTGCTTAACCTTGGAGCCTGCATAATTGCTCCTAAACTCATGGTTAGTCATGTCTGCAAACTTGT
This Carya illinoinensis cultivar Pawnee chromosome 11, C.illinoinensisPawnee_v1, whole genome shotgun sequence DNA region includes the following protein-coding sequences:
- the LOC122282830 gene encoding vignain-like; translated protein: MKLFSGALLLALVLVVVEGFDFHEKDLASEESLWDLYERWRSHHTVSTSLGEKHKRFNVFKENVMHVHNTNRMEKPYKLKLNKFADMTNHEFRSNYAGSKVKHHRMFRGAQHGSGSFMYDKVDSVPPSVDWRQKGAVTGVKDQGRCGSCWAFSTVVAVEGINQIKTNKLVSLSEQELVDCDTKQNQGCHGGLMDYAFEFIKRKGGITTETNYPYEAEDRTCDAYKENYPAVSIDGHENVPDNDEDALLKAAANQPVSVAIDAGGSDFQFYSEGVFTGQCGTELNHGVAVVGYGITLDGTKYWIVKNSWGPEWGEKGYIRMQRGISDKEGLCGIAMEASYPIKNSSTNPVGPSSSPAKDEL